One Candidatus Palauibacter soopunensis DNA window includes the following coding sequences:
- a CDS encoding TolC family protein, with the protein MTIRHRCGCGDRPSAGFRRWGLVLLPAVLIAGASPNMMAAQVQASDNVRQITVDEAVEIALRRNPQLLQAYSQIEMAEHNQLSAIGQLLPSVNMSFGYSNSSTGRLDALSQGIVATSYSTQINAGYTLFNGWSRFTDLKGARLGIVEQNARYREAEFQVIQAVKQAYAANVAALELVAVEERRVQRQADQLEFVRQQLELGRATRSDSLRSQVDLNNAQLALLNAENNARTRTFELTEVIGSETLVGPTAEAELAMAAIPFTRDELFAMADVTAPALQAASAAVEAAEAAVSSARSSYLPSITVGAGYGWANQEFPPSNRSWSFSLRGSYPLFNGFQRETQVFRARASADQARQSERAAQLNLSSLLDARYATAQSALAGVDLAERNVELSEESLRVVQERYQLGLATILELQDAQITLTQAEVDLVSGRFQYEAAVAGIEALLGRRLDQQP; encoded by the coding sequence ATGACCATTCGACATAGATGTGGGTGCGGAGACCGGCCGAGCGCCGGTTTTCGTCGATGGGGGCTCGTCCTGCTGCCGGCGGTCCTGATTGCGGGAGCGTCGCCCAACATGATGGCGGCGCAGGTGCAGGCGAGCGACAACGTTCGCCAGATCACGGTCGACGAAGCGGTCGAGATCGCGCTGCGCCGCAACCCTCAGTTGCTCCAGGCCTACTCGCAGATCGAGATGGCCGAGCATAACCAGTTGAGCGCGATCGGCCAGCTCCTCCCGTCGGTCAACATGAGTTTTGGCTACTCGAACTCATCGACGGGACGTCTCGACGCCCTCAGCCAGGGGATCGTCGCGACGAGCTACTCCACTCAGATCAACGCCGGATACACGCTCTTCAACGGCTGGAGCCGGTTCACCGACCTGAAAGGCGCCCGTCTGGGAATCGTCGAACAGAACGCCCGCTATCGCGAGGCCGAGTTCCAGGTCATCCAGGCGGTGAAACAGGCGTACGCGGCGAACGTCGCGGCGCTCGAACTCGTCGCCGTGGAGGAACGCCGCGTCCAGCGGCAGGCGGACCAGCTCGAATTCGTCCGGCAGCAGCTGGAGCTGGGGCGGGCGACGCGCTCCGACTCCCTGCGTTCGCAGGTCGATCTCAACAACGCGCAGCTCGCGCTTCTCAACGCGGAGAACAACGCGCGCACGCGGACCTTCGAGCTCACCGAGGTCATCGGCTCCGAGACCCTCGTAGGGCCGACCGCCGAGGCGGAACTCGCGATGGCCGCGATCCCCTTCACCCGCGACGAACTGTTCGCAATGGCCGATGTGACGGCTCCCGCGCTGCAGGCGGCCTCGGCGGCCGTCGAGGCGGCGGAGGCGGCGGTGTCGAGCGCGCGCTCCAGCTACTTGCCATCGATCACGGTCGGCGCGGGCTACGGCTGGGCGAACCAGGAGTTCCCTCCGTCCAACCGCTCCTGGTCGTTTTCGCTGCGAGGGAGCTATCCCCTCTTCAACGGGTTCCAGCGCGAGACGCAGGTGTTTCGCGCCCGGGCCTCGGCGGACCAGGCCCGGCAATCCGAACGCGCGGCGCAACTCAATCTCAGTTCGCTGCTCGACGCACGATATGCGACGGCGCAGTCCGCGCTCGCGGGAGTGGACCTCGCCGAGCGGAACGTCGAGCTCAGCGAAGAGAGCCTCCGAGTCGTACAGGAGCGCTACCAGCTCGGCCTGGCCACGATTCTCGAACTCCAGGACGCCCAGATCACGCTCACGCAGGCGGAGGTCGATCTCGTCAGCGGTCGGTTCCAGTACGAGGCGGCGGTCGCGGGGATCGAGGCCCTCCTCGGCCGGAGGCTCGACCAGCAACCCTGA
- a CDS encoding efflux RND transporter periplasmic adaptor subunit yields the protein MSIFERNRRRFLPRGGPTGHTMVITALGLAAAGCATGEANEPEQTLQTLTAGRQTIVSSVEATGTVEPIRVIEVKSQAGGEVLELPVELGDNVEQGTLLVRIDPRDVNNAFAQAQADLDVAEAQNDVAGRQLERVEALHESDIVTSEELENAILSAANARASLVRAQTNLELARDKLDDVTLRAPITGTVVERTVEQGQVVTGTRDLTGGTVLMRMADLTEVQVRMLVDETDIGRLQPGLPADITVEAYPTRTFRGSVLKIEPQAVVEQNVTMFAVLTRISNEEDLLRPGMNADVEVVIGRQEDVLAVANSGIKSQQEAVQIVRALEIDADVNALLRDFQSQDRPEGAAEGDGPAEGEEEPMIGGVPMSEFQSMSQEERMRVFQNMSDDERRRVMQQFRNQGGGGRGGPARRPDEPRPAFVFRYDASGLLDLKPVMIGLSDFDHTQIVRGLEEGEEIVAVPTSLIAQQEFLDRIRSRTSLPGIGGR from the coding sequence ATGTCCATATTCGAACGAAACCGGCGTCGCTTCCTCCCGCGAGGCGGCCCCACCGGCCACACGATGGTCATCACCGCGCTCGGGCTCGCGGCCGCCGGCTGTGCGACCGGCGAGGCCAACGAACCGGAACAGACGCTCCAGACGCTGACGGCCGGGCGCCAGACCATCGTGTCCAGCGTCGAGGCGACGGGGACGGTCGAACCGATCCGCGTGATCGAGGTCAAGTCGCAGGCGGGCGGCGAGGTCCTCGAACTGCCCGTCGAACTCGGGGACAACGTCGAACAGGGGACGCTACTCGTGCGGATCGACCCGCGCGATGTGAACAACGCGTTCGCTCAGGCCCAGGCCGACCTCGACGTCGCGGAGGCGCAGAACGATGTCGCGGGGCGCCAGCTCGAGCGGGTCGAGGCGCTTCACGAGTCCGACATCGTGACCTCGGAGGAACTGGAGAACGCGATCCTCTCGGCGGCGAACGCGCGGGCATCCCTCGTGCGGGCGCAGACGAACCTCGAACTCGCCAGGGACAAGCTGGACGACGTGACGCTCCGTGCCCCGATCACCGGAACCGTCGTGGAGCGGACGGTGGAGCAGGGGCAGGTCGTCACGGGGACGCGCGACCTCACGGGCGGCACCGTGCTGATGCGGATGGCGGATCTCACCGAGGTCCAGGTGCGCATGCTCGTCGACGAGACGGACATCGGCCGGCTCCAGCCGGGACTGCCGGCGGACATCACCGTGGAAGCGTATCCCACCCGGACCTTCAGGGGCTCCGTCCTCAAGATCGAACCGCAGGCGGTCGTCGAGCAGAACGTGACCATGTTCGCCGTGCTCACGCGCATCTCCAATGAGGAGGATCTGCTGCGGCCGGGGATGAACGCGGACGTCGAAGTCGTGATCGGGCGCCAGGAGGACGTGCTGGCAGTGGCGAACAGCGGGATCAAGTCCCAGCAGGAGGCCGTCCAGATCGTCCGGGCTCTCGAGATCGACGCCGATGTCAACGCGCTGCTGCGCGACTTCCAGAGCCAGGATCGGCCAGAGGGCGCGGCGGAAGGCGATGGACCGGCGGAGGGCGAGGAGGAGCCGATGATCGGCGGGGTTCCGATGTCGGAATTCCAGTCGATGTCGCAGGAGGAGCGGATGCGCGTCTTCCAGAACATGTCCGATGACGAGCGACGTCGGGTGATGCAGCAGTTCCGGAACCAGGGAGGGGGCGGCCGGGGCGGCCCGGCGCGGCGGCCCGACGAGCCCCGCCCGGCATTCGTGTTCAGGTACGACGCGAGCGGCCTCCTCGACTTGAAGCCGGTCATGATCGGCCTCAGCGACTTCGATCACACGCAGATCGTCCGCGGGCTCGAGGAAGGCGAGGAGATCGTCGCCGTCCCCACTTCGCTCATCGCGCAGCAGGAGTTCCTGGACCGGATCCGCAGCCGGACGTCCCTGCCGGGCATCGGAGGCAGGTGA